The following proteins come from a genomic window of Gimesia chilikensis:
- a CDS encoding protein arginine kinase: MNLDAFTRTSGEWLRGIGPDSDIVMSSRIRLARNLAQFPFINRCTESTLGEIEQLMRPIITNLPMQEKLSYLNVNKLSNLDRQFIVERQMISREHAERSGPRGVGLDNEENIGIMVNEEDHLRLQVLRSGFSLDECWDTINRIDDLLESEVTYAFSEEFGYLTACPTNVGTGIRVSVMLHLPALVITKEIQKVFQALQKINLAVRGLYGEGSQAMGDFYQISNQVTLGQTEHQLIDSIKEVVPNIISYERRVRNSLLKENRQGLHDQVSRAFGILSTAQTISSEETMHLLSSVRMGVNLGLIESLPISAVNEMFIFTQPAHLQKLQGGELESSERNAARANYLRQRISDASNSD; the protein is encoded by the coding sequence GTGAATTTGGATGCATTCACTCGCACGAGTGGTGAATGGCTGAGAGGAATCGGCCCGGACTCCGATATTGTGATGTCCAGCAGAATTCGCCTGGCGAGAAACCTCGCACAGTTCCCCTTTATCAATCGCTGTACGGAATCTACGTTGGGTGAGATCGAGCAGCTGATGCGGCCGATCATTACCAACCTGCCCATGCAGGAAAAGCTCTCCTATCTGAATGTAAACAAGCTCTCCAACCTGGATCGTCAGTTCATCGTCGAACGCCAGATGATCAGCCGTGAGCATGCCGAACGCTCTGGTCCCCGCGGTGTGGGACTGGATAACGAGGAAAACATCGGCATCATGGTCAATGAGGAAGACCACCTCCGCCTCCAGGTTTTACGAAGCGGATTTTCTCTCGACGAATGCTGGGACACCATCAATCGGATTGATGACCTGCTGGAATCCGAAGTCACCTACGCCTTCAGTGAAGAATTTGGTTACCTGACAGCCTGCCCCACCAATGTGGGTACCGGAATCCGTGTCAGCGTCATGCTGCACCTGCCGGCGCTGGTCATCACGAAAGAGATTCAGAAAGTCTTCCAGGCGCTGCAGAAGATCAATCTGGCTGTACGCGGACTGTATGGCGAAGGCAGCCAGGCCATGGGTGATTTTTATCAGATCTCCAACCAGGTCACTCTGGGGCAGACCGAGCATCAGCTGATCGACAGCATCAAGGAAGTCGTACCCAATATCATCTCTTACGAACGGCGTGTCAGAAACTCGCTGCTCAAAGAAAATCGCCAGGGTCTGCACGATCAGGTTTCCCGTGCCTTTGGGATTTTGAGTACCGCCCAGACCATCAGTTCCGAAGAGACCATGCACCTGCTCTCCAGCGTACGCATGGGTGTCAATCTAGGATTGATCGAAAGCCTCCCCATTTCAGCTGTGAACGAAATGTTCATCTTCACCCAGCCCGCTCACCTGCAGAAGCTGCAGGGAGGTGAACTGGAATCGAGTGAACGAAATGCGGCCCGCGCGAACTATCTCAGGCAACGTATCAGCGACGCCTCCAACTCAGACTGA